The window gggaggagaggaactGAAGCCACGGGGTAGCCGTGGGCAAGCTCTTGTATCTAGGGCGAGGACTTTATGTCATCTGTGTGTGGCAGAAGGCCACTGGAGGGTTTGAAGCAGGGCATGATGGCTGATTTGTGTTTAGGAAGGAtaattctggctgctgtgtggagaagagAGCATAGGGATGTGGcagtggaagcagagagatgggTGTCATAAATCAGGCAAGAGTTGATGGTATTTTTGGCGAGGGTTATAGTGGTCAGGTGATGAGAGGTTTCTGGTTTGTTTGAAAGTGGACCTAACAGAATTTGCTGACAGACTGGGTGGCTGGGTATGAGAGCAAGCAAGGTGTCAAGGATGACTCTAAGGTTTTTGGATTGAGTGAATGGTGGTGCCATTTATTGAACTGTGAGTTGGGAAGGATCAAGTTAAGGAGGAAATCCAAAATTCTGTTTTGGATATGTTAAGTTTGAGGTGCCTATTAGACATAGTAAGTGGAAATATTGAATAGGTAGTTAAATATACACAGTAAGTGTAGGAGAGAGTATGAGGCTGGGGATATGAATCTGGGAGTTGTCAACCTCTACATCATGTAGAGAATATAGGTTataaagagaggagaagagatcTGAGGACTTGGCTCTGGGCACCTTAATGGTCAGTTTGAGTGGGTGTAGCCCCCAAAAAGAGAGTGTCTGTGTCATGTGCTTCAGCAAATGAAGTTAAGATGAGGACAGAAGCACCATGAAAGTCATCTGTCTGGAGGTCCTGGTGGCTTTGACGAGCAGTTGTAGTGGAGTTTTTGAGACAAAAGGCTGGAGAGATTGCCAGAGATTGCTaggaagaggagcagagaagTGGGTAGcaaggaggagggacagggacatGTAGTCCAGGAAACGTTCCCTTTACTTTTGATTTTAAGATGAGAAATaattaataacatgtttatatgTTGTTGGGAGTGatcagtaaaaaaagaaaatgagagtaaAAGAGGTTTTACTATATAAAATCTTGCTCTTCTTCACCATCATCTACTTAGTGATTACATTCTGTGTATCAAGTATAAGGTTTGGTGGTATTATGTTTCCTGATATCCTTATGTGCTTTGTGGACTATTTGGATAATGAGATTTTAGAGTATAATGAAAAGAGGTCAGGCTGGCAGGGCAACCAGCCCTGGGATCGTATTCTGGTCCTTCAGCTACTAACCTGGTTATTTTGAGCAATTTACCTGACCTCTCTAAGCCTATTTCCTAATCTGCAAAActagtttaattttgttttgtttttaaataagaattggATAATGGATATAAGATGTTTGCACTGACTGGCACACCCACAGTAGCCTTCTAGAGACTTTTCCCTTTGCTGTTGGAATGTCTGTCATTGTACATGTGCTACTCAAAATATGGTCCACAGGTCAGCAGCATTAACATCACCTGAGAAttagttagaaatgcagaatgtcCAGCCCCACACAGGCTCTGCCAGATCAGAACCTGTATTTTTCACAAGAGCCCCAGATGATTTGTGTAcacattaaagttttaaaagcacTGATCTAGAAAACAAGTGACTGCCTGCCCAGTATTTTTTTTAGATGTTCATGGAAGAGGGTAACAATCTGCACGTTTTAACATGCTTGTaatctaaaagaattttttattccTAGCCttattatttgcaaatgtttttgtaTATGTAGGCATAGGACAACTAACTGTGATATATTACTATATAGCACATGTactttctgtgtccttttgataGTATTTTCCATGTGTGGATGACCTTTTATTTCTTGTGTTGAAATACAGATAATTAGGAAAGTTGATAAGCAGACTGCACTGCTGGATGCAGACGATCCTGTGTCACAACTCCATAAATGTGCGTTTTACCTTAAGGATACAGAAAGAATGTACTTGTGCCTTTCTCAAGAGAGAATAATTCAATTTCAGGTATGTTTTTAAATTGCTGGTGAAATCTAAAACGTGTAAACGATTAGGTTAGCAGCTTACAGAAACATGCAATTCTTATTTGCTGTTAATTGTATCTAAATACATGTGGCTGTGTTTATCTCAGGTCCAAGGGTCTCTAACATATATGTCCTCAGACATGGTGGCAATCCTACATCAGAGGAGAACTCTGAAAACTAGGAAAATGTTCTCAGAGAAAAAACAGTTAACATCTAGTTCCAGTGTTCTTAATCTGGGGAACAAAGAGCCCCTCAGAATGTTCAGcaatagattttcaatgttcGCTGAATCCTCTGAAATTGTGTGCAGACACTGTTTACTGTGTACAGATGAAGCATTTTTCTAGGGGAGGGTTCAAAATCTCTTCAGATTTATGTTGGGGTCTCCTAAGATAGTGATAATGTGCttaaaaagctaatttttaattacacCTACTGAGAAGGCTTTTATGAAGACATTTATGACATGGACAGATGATTTAATAGGATAGTTATTGTTTCATGTGAAACTCCTGTGTAAACTCCCGTTCCAGAGCAATGGCCATCCACAGCTCTGATGAGTGTGCTGGGTCCCTGGTCTAGGTGTGTGACAGTAGAGGTAGGGACTTGCCAGTTCAGATCTTGGTTGCCTCTTTGTGAAAGTGGAGAGCTTTTGGGGGctcccattctctctttctcagggATTTCTAAAGAGTTTTAAACAGCCGTTTACATATTAATGAAACTATATCAATATTGGTGTACTCTTAGTGGTTATTCTGACAGGTATAATTGCTTAATATGtcactgaaatattttgtattataattaaaaCTGTCTATGGAGTTTCCATATTAATATTCTGTTTGTGTTTATTTAGGAATTGGCAAAGTATCATGCTTTAGGAAGTTGATAAATTTTTACTAAATTCTGTCCTTGTTAACTCTAGTCTGTTACTTTGGTAAAATTCTCTtgtattacaaaaaatataaaactcagttTCTAAACATTCTTTCTTCATAAGGCCACTCCATGCCCGAAAGAACCAAATAAAGAGATGATAAATGATGGCGCTTCCTGGACAATCATTAGCACAGATAAGGCAGAGTATACGTTTTACGAGGGGATGGGCCCTGTCCTGGCCCCCGTCACCCCTGTGCCTGTCGTAGAGAGTCTTCAGGTGAGACCTCTTAGTCACAGTTGGCTTGTGGCTCTTTTCAACTGCTCTCAGCTGTGACTTGGCCTGATTTTGTTTCATGGGAATTTTGATTCTGTTATCACATgttgataaaatacaaaaataggagGAACATActtatatgaaagaaaattttaatttaaatcaacTTGTATGTTATCTTCAAATGTTTTTAGCTAGCTTTGTAACCATGTTAtttaaaaggaacattttaattacccattttttaacaaatgaaagtTGGGAATCTAATTTGTGTActttaatgtaaaatgaaaagttttctcAGTGTTGTGATTTTTCCATGAATTGCAGTTGAATGGCGGTGGGGACGTAGCAATGCTTGAACTCACAGGACAGAATTTCACTCCAAATTTACGAGTGTGGTTTGGGGATGTAGAAGCTGAAACTATGTACAGGTACTTGATAAAACTTTTTACATCATCCAAAGGTTGTGAGGGGTATGGGTACCTGAGATTCTTTCCTGACATTGATTCTAAAGTATTAAACAACCTTGTTTTAagtctcatttctaaaatgtgctttgctttttaaagtgcttttaagtgatttctgtttccttctcagaTGTGGAGAGAGTATGCTCTGTGTCGTCCCAGACATTTCTGCATTCCGAGAAGGCTGGAGATGGGTCCGGCAGCCAGTCCAGGTTCCAGTAACTTTGGTCCGTAATGATGGAATCATTTATTCCACCAGCCTTACCTTTACCTACACACCAGAACCAGGGCCGCGGCCACACTGCAGTGCAGCCGGAGCAATCCTTCGAGCCAATTCAAGCCAAGTACCCCCTAACGAATCAAACACAAACAGCGCGGGGAGCTACACAGACGCCAGCACAAACTCCACCAGTGTCGCATCGTCTACAGCAACAGTGGTGTCCTAACTACCGTCTTTTTGCTAGGACTTAAACTGACTTGAGTGCGGCAAAAAGTtgacaaaaaaagaggaaaaataaatgaacaatctTTTGTGGTTTCTTGGGAAAACTTTTCATACCGGGTGATACTATTCAAAATCCGTTACCTGCAAGTGCTGATTTGAAATGCAGAAGCCAcagtaaaacaaacacacacaaaaaatcaaaatttaaaaactattggAAATCAAGTTTCTCAGCTGTGTTTTTTGTTCAGTTGgttattgtttggttttttttcaaatGGGCAAGAAATAAATATGTGGCTGGAATAAAAGTTAAGCAAACTAGAAGACACAAAGCTAACGTAGTTTTTATGGACCAAGGAACTTGTATAAGCTTTAGTAAAAGGTACATTTTCACCATACCTTTTTTAATATCATGGTATATAGTACACCTTGTTACCAAATAGGTTGTTCTCTTCCCTACCCACCTTTGAGCTTTTGCTCTAAAGTACATTCAGGTTCCAAGCCTGACCATGCTTGTTTAATCTAATTACCATACTCTTCCAGGTATTTTTGGTCTAAGGctggaactatttttttttaagctgaagtCTTAATGACTTTTCATGAGTCGAAATTGTTTTGATTTCAGCAAGTCAAATCTTGTAAAGGCctgcatattttttttaagattatatgaAGTCTGtgcaaaagctttaaaaaaatgcctcTGCCTTGCCTGCAATACATGCAATGTATGTTAACTTAGTCTCTATTCTCAGACACTGTTGGTagttatttctgtgttttcctttttttttttttttttttgttaaatgtatttataGTGGTTATCCAAGAGGTTCTAACATTTACATGGAATTCAGTGTGGCCATTTAGTCATTAATGAGTAAATGGTGCAGAACATGTTGGTGTTTGAAGTGTTCTCTCCCCTTTTCCCATACGTAAACACAACTGTGTGTTCCAGGATTTCTTCAGGTTTTTTCCCTCTTCCTAATCTTGTACATAACTTGTATTATGTGTAAgttaaacaatttattttgaaCTTGGAATGTTCCCAGTGATTTCATTCAGCAGAGTGTTTTCTGCCTTGTtggcaaatgacaaaaaaatatcATGAGAAGTATTTGCTACCAGTTGGTAGATGGTGCCCTAAGGGTAGAATGGAGAAAATCTCAGCAAAAGcatgttttattatctttatttttttttattttttattttttggtagccTAGGCCAGAACATCATTGTAATCTTAAAACATAAGATGCTTTCACTAGATGATCAACTAAAATAGCTGGAAGACAGAAACAGTTGTAAggttataaaaatgcaaatgtaactTATGTTgccatttctttctctgccttttttgttttctcttccccaGTACTGAGCATCTCCACAAATGTTTCCTACTcggaaaacatttcttttcctttcatttgagATTTGGTTGCATTCAGGGTTGTGTGTTGGCCTTGCATGCTAATCTCACCAGTTTTACATTACTTTCGTTCCTGCACTTTGGTTATGCCTTTGTTCAGTTTCTTGGAAATTGCAGCAGACTCATTGGGCTACATTTAGTACAAGAACCACATGTGTATGTTATAGGACACAGTCTAGTAATACAATCATCCTTCTTAGAGTAAAAACTACCTCTAGATAGTGGTAAGCTTTTACTGCCCCATAAAACAGGAGCCACAGTACCTTATGAATACAAAACTGTAACTTCCTATAGCGTTTCCATACAGAACACTGTCTTTCTGGTGTCCTGGGCTATTTTGAAAACGTTTCCATCAATAGACTTTTTAGAAATCATTGTTAGTAGCATTTTTCCCCTGGCTTTGCTGTCTTCATCGCTCACTCTTTCTCTCAGACTATGCCACTGTAAATACTCTTCCTAACATCTTTAAATAGCCTTTTCCTCAGTTTTCAAGGGGAAAGTAATTTGTAAAGCATGTTAGGTGATTAAATCCAAGTTATTGCGGTTTTCTCTTACTGCAAGCCTTTTTAATCACCCCCAGGCTGCATTTTACTCTGTATAGCCTTTTCTCTTCAAATCTGCTCCAGTCGCTCACTTCTCTCTTATAAACTAATCCTGCCTCACACCTTAAACCTGTTTCAGTGATCAAGGGCAGAACTCATTGTGGCCTTATCTTTCTTTGTTGACTATTCACTGGCTCTTACTTGCCAACCTGCTTGTTTCTGAGTAGTATTTATTCTCTCTGTTGAGTCATGGCAGAAGTCATTACACAGTTCTTTTGTTCAGAGTGTGGAAATGTTTTTAGTGCTGCTCTACATTTAACGGGCCACAAGTTTCTTCCACTTCCTAGGTTTGGTATTTAGTTGAGAAATCATACTAAATTAACCGATAACAAATGAGATGCTTTTGAAGAACAAGCTATTCCTTACCCAGCTTTGtaactcaaaaataatttttcaagttcATGGCTTTATTAAAGTgaacttttgcttttttaatgttcatatctttggttctttgtttctttgaataaGGTAATTGAAATATTAGACTAAAAcccttttcctgttttgttttttttttttttttaaaactgcaagAATGTACTTATACAGGCATTTCCCCCACCTATTGTATGCCATTCTCACACCACAGACTAAAGAGTGTCTATTGTAGCTTATTGTTTATCAGTAGTTCTTTTGTCAgctgcttaaaaaaaatctttttcatggATTTGTGAATCATTTGTAGTATATAATTTATAGGAACCTTGTTCTCCAATTATAGTAGAATAGTCCCTCCCCCAATGATGGCATTATTAAAGATGCTGGTCATGTATGCTCATAGAGACTCTCTTCTTAGAATGGTGAATGAATGCTTCAGTTAtagtatgtttgatttttttaaaaattctgtttcgGAAGTATATCATTATGCTCTCATGATTCTATGCAATTTCTAAAACATATGCATAGAAGCTGAGCCTCTGATCCAATACATTGTTATTTGTTCTGTTGAATCTATCACATAGATTGGGAAGGCAAACTAAAGGCTTTACATGTAGAAATGCCCTTTATATTTTGAATGATTTCAGAGTTGAACACTATTATAATATTTAACCCGCTGCTGACTTCTCTTAAACCATGGCAACTAAAGGCACCCTCATACGTGAATTAATTAGTGAAATATGTGTCACTCTTACTGCACAGACTTAATTTCGATCACAACTggtcagtttttttgtttttgtttttaaggaaactgGTACCATCTGTGCTTTAAATCCAATTTATTGCGGTTTTCTCTTACTGCAAGCCTCAGAAAATTTCCAGTGCCATTTTTGAGAATTAACCTAACTAGTCATGTTAACCAGAAAATCTTTGGAGGGGGGATTCCTTTTTGAAACAGAATGCTATTCAATTATTAACCAAGTTATTTACTTTGATTTCAAAAGCAGCTGTGTTTCTGATGAGTACTGAACAAATGTGTGTAATTTTCTGTGCCAGACTTTTGACTTTGTTTTCAAGCACTGTAATGTGGGATGGATGGTTAGAAACAATAATATATTAGGGTTTCTATTTAACCCTTTCAGGACTGAACTGTAtctccttttattaatttttccctgTGTTGTGGTAAATGTTTGCCAGCATTCAGTACTGTGTTGGTCCAGATGTAGGTTTATGTGCTCATTTTTAGCTTATTTCTTGTACCTTGCAGCATGCTCTGAGCATTCAGTCCTTAAGGGGTTTATTTTACAAACTGTGCGCCTGTAAGGTTAATTAGCAATAAGATAGAAAATTGAGCAAGTTTATACCATAATTTTGTAGAAAAAAGAATCTGCTCAGTTCCATATTTCATCCATGAAAAACCTGCAATACGGGCAGTttcaaggaataaataaaaaggaaatgtaaaccaTTGTAAAAGTCTTCTGTTGGATGTGCCTGATGCATGTATTAACGTCTTCGATTTCAGAATACTTCATAAAGATAAAATTCTATATTACAGTTTATTTACAATCTTACCTTGCCATGTATATCACATCAAAGTGATAACtgcaaatttaattttcttttcaatgtttttaactGTGTAGTGCTTTAAAGAGagatacattttttgtttttcctctcccaTATTGGGGAAATGGGCTTTGTCACTCAAGTGGGATATCTCCCAACTTAGGATTGTTTAAAGCTGATCTCACCGAAATTAGAAAGTATTATTGAGCAGTAGCTTGCTTTTCCAATATAAGGTTGCCATTTGGTCTGGTATGCACAAGAACACATAATGGTTTGTGTCTTTGGGGGAGGTTCCTAAGAAGTGAGGACAGAGTATTCTTTAATACGAAACAAATTTAAAGGGggaagttatataatttttaaatcataccAAGTTCAGTTCTTATCTGCCTTCCCAAAGAAAGAATCTAAAGTTAAGAGGATTTTGCTAAAGATACCTTGCTGTAAAAATACtgattgttaaataaataagaaacaatttaGTTGGAATTCAAATTGTGAGACCTCTAAAGGTTGGTTGAGATTGACAgtcacttgatttttaaaatttacagtaATAAGCTTGTACTCCTTGCTATAAATAGTATACGGTCATTTTCTAAGCAATCTCAGCAAAGATAGATTaaatatattgtctttttttgtcATCGAACCCCTAGATGGCCACCAGTTACAACGATTCAGAAGGTGAGCTGTATCAGTTTCCAAATCTAGTAAAGTGGTGACCACAAAAGGATGTTTCCTTCTCACCcctcaaacaaacaaagaaacaaatctgGAAAGGTGTACACTAAAAAggaaatcttatttaaaaatatttagtattagGAAACAGTTGAGGGAGACAGATGAAGCTGTTGTGTACAAAGTATTATACAAATGAGATCATTCATCTTGACTTCAGGTTATGAGTCTACAGCATCAGGCCAAGAGACAGAACTGAAAGCCACAAGCCCTGTCGGGACCTATACGACTAGACAACATGCCCATGGTTTTTTGTGCCCGGCACGTAGATGCCCAACAAAGAGTTTAGCTAAAGCTGTCATGTTCACATATGTAATGATCATGACTAATCTTGGTTTGTAGAAAATGCAGGTAAACATTCTCTGGGTTTTAACTACGAGAAACATTCATACTAAATGTAAATAGGTTATAACAGTTGGAATTTATAATAGAATGTTTTGCTTTGAGGAGGTGgctatgaaaaattttttaaaaggtaagtaCGAGTTGTAGGTATACCAGGTTCTTTCCAGCATAGTGATTGCAGTTCCTGCTTTTCATCTTCTGCCCACTGTCCTGTCATTTGGTGCAGATGAACAAACCAGTCAGTCATTTCTTGCTCTTTTACCTGTTTAATAATGTCTACTGGTGCTGGGCAGAGTAGGGGCACTGGTATTTACTTAAATCCCAGACTGTTGATCCAGAACCACCCTCACCTTCATCATATAGAAGACTTAGAATTGTGACTGGATTGTTCCTGCCTGGCCTCGTGAGATGACTTTgacagctttttgtttttgctagaACTTTTTCTCCCTGCAAGGctgctctctcctttgttctTGGTCATCATACAACTCAGTCAGTGATTCTGGTTTTCTCCTGCTCCTTAAATCTTCACAACCAAGTTCTTAATGTGGTGTTCAGGTATTTAGATgatacaatgaaaaattttagaaaaaaaattgtgacttTGAGGACAGTTGTACACTCAGTGTAGTCACTGAATTTAGAATCCTGGGATTGATTGTCCTAAGCGAGTAGCTCTAAGTTACTAGCTGGGAATACGCTAGTAGCTGATAG of the Lemur catta isolate mLemCat1 chromosome 4, mLemCat1.pri, whole genome shotgun sequence genome contains:
- the RBPJ gene encoding recombining binding protein suppressor of hairless isoform X6, with translation MRNYLKERGDQTVLILHAKVAQKSYGNEKRFFCPPPCVYLMGSGWKKKKEQMERDGCSEQESQPCAFIGIGNSDQEMQQLNLEGKNYCTAKTLYISDSDKRKHFMLSVKMFYGNSDDIGVFLSKRIKVISKPSKKKQSLKNADLCIASGTKVALFNRLRSQTVSTRYLHVEGGNFHASSQQWGAFYIHLLDDDESEGEEFTVRDGYIHYGQTVKLVCSVTGMALPRLIIRKVDKQTALLDADDPVSQLHKCAFYLKDTERMYLCLSQERIIQFQATPCPKEPNKEMINDGASWTIISTDKAEYTFYEGMGPVLAPVTPVPVVESLQLNGGGDVAMLELTGQNFTPNLRVWFGDVEAETMYRCGESMLCVVPDISAFREGWRWVRQPVQVPVTLVRNDGIIYSTSLTFTYTPEPGPRPHCSAAGAILRANSSQVPPNESNTNSAGSYTDASTNSTSVASSTATVVS